The Hyalangium gracile genome includes a region encoding these proteins:
- a CDS encoding UDP binding domain-containing protein has protein sequence KKTLNGAKVLCLGAAYKKDIDDMRESPSLRVISLLKEKGAEVSYHDPYVPKLEKGHGFHYEMTSVPLSPEMLGEYDAVVILTDHSSIDYATVVQKSQCVIDTRNATKLVGPGREKVTKA, from the coding sequence ACAAGAAGACGCTGAATGGCGCCAAGGTGCTGTGCCTGGGCGCGGCCTACAAGAAGGACATCGACGACATGCGTGAGAGCCCGAGCCTCCGGGTCATCTCGCTGCTCAAGGAGAAGGGCGCCGAGGTCAGCTACCACGATCCGTACGTGCCGAAGCTGGAGAAGGGCCACGGCTTCCACTACGAGATGACGTCGGTGCCGCTGTCTCCGGAGATGCTGGGCGAGTACGACGCGGTGGTCATCCTCACGGACCACTCGTCCATCGACTACGCGACGGTGGTGCAGAAGTCCCAGTGTGTCATCGACACGCGCAACGCCACGAAGCTGGTGGGCCCGGGGCGTGAGAAGGTGACGAAGGCCTAG